Genomic segment of Actinomycetes bacterium:
GGTGGTGCGGTCGCCGAGGTGGGGGTCGGCCCGGCGGCCTCCGGGGCGGCCGCCGAGCCGACGCCAGGAGCAGGCGCCGTTGTTCCAGGCCGGGAAGGCTGGTCGGCAGCTTTCCGCGGTTCCCGGGCAACCGGGCCGTGGCGCGCCGACTCTGCTCCGGGAGACGCAGGCGCTGCCGGACGGGACTGGTCGGCAGCCTCGAACCAGGAAGTGGTGGGTGCCGGTGGCCGGTCGCCCTCGAGAGCCGGCTGGGTGGGAGCGAGATCCTCAGATCCTGTCGCCGTGGGAGCGGGGCCGGAGGCTTCGCGTCCCCCGCCAAGCAGGCGGCCGAAGCCGCGCGTGAAGCGGCGGACCTTGGGTCGCCGCTTCGAGGCGTCGTCGGGCGGCTCCGTGGCCGGAGCTCCGGCCGGGCTTGCAGCACCAGGCCAGCCGCCCCCGGCCGGCGGGCCGCTGGTGCCTCGGGGTGGTGAGGACCAACCCGCCGGCCGGGTATCCGTGACCGGTCGCGTCTGGCCTGGGACCGCGCGCACGGCCCCGGAGCCCGAAGGGGCGCCCGGAGTCATGGATGCACCGCTCGGAACCCCAGATGGCGCCGGGGCAGGCCGGCCCGCCGGCGGGGCAGGCCGGTCGCCGGGGGCGACCGGCGGTCCCCCGGACGCTGGCGCACCGGTGCTTGGGCGGCCGGGCCCCCCCGGCCGCTCGCCACCCCTGAGCCCGGTCGAGCCACCCCTGGGCTCGGTCGGCCCACCACCCCCAGGCCCGGCGGGCCCACCACCAGGCTCGGCCGCACCACCACCACCAGGCTCGGCCGGCTCGGGAACCCCAGGCCCGGTGGGCCCGGGAACCCCAGGCCCGGCCGGCCTAGGAACCCCAGGCCCGGCCGGACTTTCACCCATGGCGGGTCGGCGTGGGATGCCTGGGCGGGTGGGGCTGCCGGGCCGGCCGGAGCCCGGAGCGGAGGGGCCGCGGGCCGCGGGGGCTCCCGGCTCCCTACCCGGTCCGGGTGGCGCGGGGACCCTGGGCCGGGCCGGGCCTCCTGGTGACGCTCCGCTCCCGGGTCTGACCGGGGGCGGTGCGGGAGGCACCGGCGCCTGGCCACCCCGCGGTGCCGGCGACGGCGCCCTGGGTGGGCCGGCGGGCTTGGGCGGTCCGCCTCCCGATCGGGGGGGCGGAGCAGCCGGCGGCCGGCCGCCTGGCGCGGCGGCCGGAGGCGGCGCCTGGCGAGGGGCGGGTGGCTGGCCAGAGGAGGGCGCCTGGCGAGAGGCGGGCGCCTGGCCAGAGGAGGGCGCCTGGCGAGAGGCGGGTGCCTGGCCAGAGGAGGGCGCCTGGCGAGGGGCGGGTGCCTGGCGGGGCCGGTTGCTCAGGGACCTGGGCCGCCACCTCGAGGGGGGCCGAGCGGGATCGGCCGTCCTGCCGGTCAGGACGCCCCAGAGCTCCATCATCGCGAAGGGGCGCTTCACGACCGCGAGGCTCGCGTCGCGGGGCAGGTCCTTCGGGTCGTCCTTCTGCCCGAGCAGCACGATCAGCGGACCGGTGAACCGGTAGCGGACCTCGCCGATGATGGCGGAGCGGCGCGCCGGGGGCGAGTCGACCACCACGGCGTCGACGGGCCGGCCGGGGATCGACGACCAGGCGGCCGGCGAGTCCACCACGGTGACCATGTCGGCCTGGTCGAGCAGGGTCCGCAGCGCGACCGCGAGCGAGGTGTCGCGTGACAGGAGGACGACATGACGAGGCACGGGCACGTTCCTACCGGGAGAAGGCTTCTGCGATGCGCATGATGGCCGGACCGAGGATGACGACGAACAGCGCCGGGAAGATGCAGAACAGGACCGGGAACAGCACTTTGATCGGCACCTTCATGGCCCGCTCCTCCGCCAGCTGACGCCGCTTCTTGCGCATCTCCCGCGACTGGATGCGGAGCACGTTGGCCACGGAGATGCCGAAGACGTCAGCCTGCACCATTGCGAGGACGAACGTCGAGAGCTCGGGCACGGTCGACCGGTCAGCGAGGTTGCGCATGGCCTCGCTGCGGGTCCGGCCGAGCTGCACCTCCTGCAGCGTGCGGTAGAACTCGTCGGCCAGCGGGCCGGTCGTGTTCCTCGAGACGTGCGCGAGCGCCGCGTCGAACCCGAGACCAGCCTCGACGCTGATGGTGAGCAGGTCGATCGAGTCGGGCAAAGCCCGCCGGACCTGCGCCTGGCGGCGCTGGATCTTGTTCGTCAGGACGATGTTCGGCATGAAGTACCCGAGCAGGCACAGGGCGAGGAAGCCGACCACGAGCATGCCCCAGGGCAAGGGCATGCCGACCACGAGCAGCACGCCGGCCAGGGCGCCGGCGGCGAGCCCGCCGACCTTGGACGCGAGCACGCGGTCGGCGTCCCAGTCGATCGGGCTGCCGGCCATGAGCAGCTTACGCTGGATGTTCTGGCGCGCACCGACCGGCGTGAGGCGGCGCCCGAGCGCGAGCGCGGTCCGGTAGAGCGGGTACCAGACGCGGTCCCTGGCCGGCTCGGCCAGCTCGCGGTTGCGGATGTCGGTCGGCCTGAGGTCGATCGAGCGCAGCGCCCTGATCGTCCGGTAGGCCTGGCGGCGCTCGACGATCAGCGACTGGACCGAGAACAGCGCCGCGAACACGGCTCCGGCCAAGGCGACGGCGCCAGCGACGAGCACGATGGCTGACATGGCAACTACACCTCGATGTCGGTGATCTTCTTCATCCAGAGGATGCCGACGATCATCAGGACCGCGGAAGCCGACAGCATGGCCAATCCGAGAGGCGTCGTATAGAGCGGGGCCAGGAACGTAGGGTTGAACATCAGGAGCACGGCGAACATCAGGAACGGCAGGATCGACA
This window contains:
- a CDS encoding type II secretion system F family protein, which codes for MSAIVLVAGAVALAGAVFAALFSVQSLIVERRQAYRTIRALRSIDLRPTDIRNRELAEPARDRVWYPLYRTALALGRRLTPVGARQNIQRKLLMAGSPIDWDADRVLASKVGGLAAGALAGVLLVVGMPLPWGMLVVGFLALCLLGYFMPNIVLTNKIQRRQAQVRRALPDSIDLLTISVEAGLGFDAALAHVSRNTTGPLADEFYRTLQEVQLGRTRSEAMRNLADRSTVPELSTFVLAMVQADVFGISVANVLRIQSREMRKKRRQLAEERAMKVPIKVLFPVLFCIFPALFVVILGPAIMRIAEAFSR